The Xiphophorus hellerii strain 12219 chromosome 5, Xiphophorus_hellerii-4.1, whole genome shotgun sequence genome window below encodes:
- the LOC116720645 gene encoding E3 ubiquitin-protein ligase RBBP6-like → MSCVHYKFSSKLDYNTVTFDGLHITLSELKKQIMARERLKATDCDLQITNAQTREEYTDDEAHIPKHSSVIVRRTPIGGVKPAGRTFIVDRSDTAVVGSSRPVCKTNPEQHFVLLLTSLSPTLSGFSHFS, encoded by the exons ATGTCGTGTGTTCACTATAAATTTTCTTCCAAACTGGACTACAACACAGTCACGTTCGATGGACTGCATATTACACTTAGCGAGCTTAAGAAGCAGATTATGGCTCGGGAGCGCCTCAAGGCCACAGACTGCGACCTGCAAATCACCAATGCGCAGACGCGAGAAG aatACACAGATGATGAGGCCCACATCCCAAAACACTCGTCTGTCATCGTCCGCCGCACTCCGATTGGTGGAGTAAAGCCTGCTGGCAGGACGTTCATTGT AGATCGTTCTGACACAGCTGTGGTTGGATCTTCTAGACCCGTATGTAAAACAAACCCAGAACAACACTTTGTCCTCCTCCTCACATCTCTCTCTCCCACTCTATCTGGCTTTAGTCACTTCTCTTGA